One window from the genome of Mauremys reevesii isolate NIE-2019 unplaced genomic scaffold, ASM1616193v1 Contig89, whole genome shotgun sequence encodes:
- the LOC120395005 gene encoding C-type lectin domain family 2 member D-like: MEPVDTGSQVPLQRGYRIGGSGHQRSGWWPEPPCNCKRRTVTLTVALAIVFLGLIIAVIVLAVLPSRRPPAALGPCCPDGWVGYQGKCYYFSEAEENWNNSQSNCSSLGASLAAIDTLQDLDFLLRYKDKPDHWIGLRRDPGQPWKWVNGTEFNHLFMITADGDCVYLNDENWVSSSQCTSERHWICSKPDAFTKAKEAAVEGGS, from the exons ATGGAGCCTGTGGACACTGGCAGCCAAGTGCCACTGCAGCGAGGGTACCGTATTGGTGGCAGTGGACACCAGAGGAGTGGATGGTGGCCAG AACCTCCTTGTAACTGCAAGAGACGCACTGTCACCCTCACAGTCGCCCTCGCAATCGTGTTCTTAGGTCTCATCATCGCTGTTATTGTCCTGGCAG TGTTGCCATCTAGGCGtcctccagctgccctgggcccctgctgcCCGGACGGCTGGGTCGGATACCAAGGGAAATGCTACTATTTCTCCGAGGCCGAAGAGAACTGGAACAACAGCCAGAGCAACTGCTCCTCTCTTGGTGCCTCCCTGGCTGCGATCGACACCCTGCAGGACCTG GATTTCCTGCTGCGCTATAAAGACAAACCCGACCACTGGATCGGCCTCCGGAGGGACCCGGGGCAGCCCTGGAAATGGGTCAATGGCACCGAATTCAACCACCT GTTTATGATAACAGCAGATGGTGACTGCGTGTATCTGAATGACGAGAATTGGGTCAGCAGCTCACAGTGCACCAGTGAGAGACACTGGATCTGCAGCAAACCTGATGCGTTTACAAAGGCGAAGGAGGCAGCAGTGGAAGGGGGCTCATAA